The window TCTCCTTCCTTGGCTTTCAACGAGAAGGCAGAGGCCGTAGAAACATGGATCATTCCTGCCGCTCAGCCCAGCTGACGTACCCAGGAGGACAAGCAGCCTTCCAAGCCAGTGGTTGCTAGGGTAACAGCTTCTCCACCCTGGTGcccacttctcttccttcctcttctgcaagAAGATCCTAGAAGGAATCTGGAGAGCTACTTccgaggtttttttaaaaatagagggacGGGCCAGGTTAGAGACGTCACAGAAACCACCTAATTATTCCCTATCCTTCCCTGAAGAGGGGGAAATGCATGCTTCTCTTTTTCAGGGAGATTGGGAATGGAAACAAAGATATTCTTCagacaaaaatattcaatgaaaagAATCATAATGTTGGTGGAGGCATGAAGAATGTTTGAGAGAGGAAGATGGATTTCCTCATCTCATTCCTCAAAAACCAGTGTGTTTCCCAAAAGCTGACAACAGCCATGGTGTAATCCAGCTCTTTCTCACAATGAAATCTGTTCTCTTAACCTCTATGCTCTGGCCTCAGTGCACACATCACATGTAGAAACTTTTGGTCTGGCTTTTCCCTCGAATCAGTAGCAACATTCAAATTGGGATTTTAGAAACACTTGGGAAATTAAGTCgcataatttctttgaaaaatcttgGCAGAGGACAGCCTGGACATGTGGGAGCCAATTTCCACCACAGACAATCGAAAGATAAATATAAGAGTTGTGTCAGTAACTCTTGTTCTCAACAGTGACCAATTAACTGCCCCCAGGGTTCCAACCCTGCCTTTACTTTGTGCCCATCCCCTCAGCTCTTAATGAGGTTTGGGAGCCTGCCCTCTCTGCTCACTGGCTGGGCACATCCTGCTTGGTAACCACACACAGTCTTGTGGGAAGACTACCACAGAAGCCTGAGACCTGCATGTTGGGAGCTGCTCGACAGTGATTCAGTAGAGCAAGGATGCTTCTCCACATGGGAAGGTGAGGGTATGATGGAGGAGCATAGTGCAATAAAGCGTATCTTGGAGCAGATGCGCCCATGACAGTGGAGAACTCCAGCAGAAGGAGCCTTTTCTCAGCAGATAGAGGGCTGCACTCAGGAGAAGCTGCCTGCTCCTGTGAGCAGGTAGAGTAGGTGGGCAGCAACGTTGCATGTGAGGTGGGCATTTACCCACTGTGGGATGCAGAGCCAGACCTTTCATCAAAACCCTGATAGTCCTGGAGTCAAGTTCTTGTCCAGAATCGGGGCCAGTGAAATGTGGTTGTTTTATTCTGCCTCCTATTTTGTGGGGATTCAGTGGTTAAGACTGCCATGTAGCCTTGTTGTGGTATGAAACATTCTGGGCTTTAAAACAGGGCTTTGCAGCCAGGGACACTGGGAATATGGGGTCCATATTCACCCCACTGTGGGAAAACAGGCTGTGACAAATGAGTTTCCTTTTACTCCCCTTTCCCCTGAGTCCACAGGAAGCTCTTGATTTCCTGGAAGAGAACAGTTACAAGAGGAGGAAGCCATGCCCCAGTGAGTTGACTTGTGCGTGTTCCTGGCTTCAGGGAATGGGGTAGCTCCGTGGGCCCACTGCTGTCAACTGGAACAGAGGCAGAGGCCCCTTCAGGCTGCCCTCTTGGCATTGTCACACAGAGGTGAGGACTCTGGTTGCATGAGCAGCACTTTGGAGAACTTGGTTCATGGCAGGTTAGTGAGAGAGACACATTTCACACTGCAGACCTTCAGCTTGGTGTTGAGATAAGAGAGCCCAACATGGTGAAGTGATTTTTTGAGTGAactgaagggagaaggagagcgTTCATTGGGCTTTGATGTAAGAGTGAGTGCATGGGGGCCATCTTCCCAGAATATCCTTCCTAAGAGAGCTAATCTGGGACTCCTgtcactccccatccctcttACACGCCAGCATGGAGCTCAGGAAAGTGGAGTAAGTCCTGGATTGACAACTTATACGCTGTTGTTGAGCTCCCCAATGTCTCTGGTCTCCAGCCTCTTCTACAAAATGATTGTGCTAAAGCTAATCAACTCTAGGGCCTGTGTCATTCTGTAGGTCAGTAATTCATCAATGATATTAACTTAAGGATAGAAAAAGTAAGGTAAATAAAGCTAACCTTTCATTTAAAGTTGAGAGATCAGCAACAAAatctttgttcctattttaaaatattttgtcatatcaTTTAGAAACAGCAGGGGCTTGCAATTTGGCCAGATGTAGCAAAAGTCCCAGCCTTGTGACCTTACCtttctatgcctcaatttctGCTTCAGTAGAAGAGGGGGTAGGGGCAACCAAACCCTCATGATTATTGTGGGGAGGAAAGAAATACTGAATTTCAGTGAGCAGCACAGGACCAAATGAGTAAAGTTCTCaactaatgatgatgatgacgatgatgatgatgttgatgatgaccTGGACCAGAGAATTtgttgcatgttttaaaaagaatattcaaagagAATATTGCCTATATTACTGTTATGTTTATTTACAAATTgataatattgaaaaacaaatgaaagttttATAACTAAGAAAATTTTAGTACCACTGTCTAGTGATCAAGCTAGATGCAGGAGCATCTTAATGATCATAATATTCCAATTAGACTTTGAGGAACACACAGGAAACATTGGCATCCCATGCCAAGTGAGTTACTTGCTTTATCTTACTTATTTCGCGCAAGACCATGAACAGGTAGATCCTATTACCTTCATTGTACAGAGGGGGAAAGTGAAGTTTAGAAAGGTTAACTACCTTTTGAAAGATGACCTGTCTCAGGGGTTAGAGATTAGTATTGAACTGAGGTGCTTCCGATTCAAGAAACAATTCGCTGGACCACTTTGCTACCTGCCTAGCCACATTCTCAGGTAGTCAAATAACTTGATCTTCAGAGCCAGCTGTGATCTCTTTATCGTAGGTTAAGACCAGCAGGTGATGCCGCAAAGGAAAGAGATGACCACAGAAATGGGGAATGGGACAATGGTCCAAGAATTCACCTTGGAGGGGTTTCCTGCTGTCCAGCACCTGGGAAAGGTCCTCTTCATGGTGCACCTGCTGGCGTACCTGGCTTCCCTCACAGGCAATGTGGTCATAGTCACCATCACCTGTGCGGACTCCCTGCTCCAGACAcctatgtactttttcctcagcaTCTTCTCATTCACTGAGTGTTGTGTCACAAGTTCTGTTATTCCTAAGTTGCTGGTCATCTTTCTTTTAGGCCCGCAAACGATTTCCTTTCCTGCCTGTTTCATACAagcttttgtcttcttatttctgGGAGCAGCAGGTTTCTTCCTCATGGCAGTGATGTCTGTGGATCGGTACGTGGCCATTTGCAAGCCTCTGCATTACCCGACCATCATGAACCTGAGGACTGGCCTCCTCCTGGTCACTGCCTGCTTTTCTTTGGGCTTGACCCTCATCACTGGTCTGGTGGTGAAGGTTTCCCAGTTATCCTTCTGTGGTCCCCATGTCATCCctcacttcttctgtgaccttGGCCCCCTGATCCATCTCTCCTGTTCTGACACCACATCTGTTGAAACCTTGACTTTTGTCCTCGCTTTGTGTATCCTTTTGACATCCCTCATCATAACCATCATTGCATACAGCAACATAGTAGTCACCATCATCTGCCTCCCATCAGCCAAGGAGCGACGGAAGgctttctccacctgctcctctcaCCTCATTGTTCTCTCTCTGATGTATGGCAGCTGTGTCTTTATATATGTgaaaccaaagcaaacaaacaggcTGGAATCCAACAGGGGAGCTGCCCTTGTGACCACAGTGGTGACTCCGCTGCTGAACCCTGTCATCTACACTCTGCGGAACAAGCAGGTCCACCAGTCTCTGAGAGAGATGATGTGCAgaatcaaaatatcaaaataaaataaagtcgcAGGACCTTGGAGTGGAAGTCTTCAGAGAACCACGTATGTTTATTCCAGCCGATGCAGCTCTCCACAGTGTTCCCAGTGTTTGTTTGCACAttcttagaaaaatggaaatctgCATTTGCAAGGCGAAATCATACCTCTCCCTAAATATTCCATATGTTgacaacaatttattttaatagcaaaatgcTTTGCTGAATTTATATGCTCCCCTCTGATTTAAAGAATGTGtcgaaatttttaaaacttagtaatttatactctttttattttacttctctctAGCCATACACGTGGTTCAAGAGGACAAATAACTAttcaataaaaaacatttaattaatttaaataatggaAGACTGTTTATTAGGTTGTGGTTATGAAGGAACCAATGGAAATAGTAACAATGCTCAGGTCCACATTCCCTCCTCACCTAGCACAAGGAAATAATAGTCATAGCACCCTTCACCTGGAATATAAATGGTTTGCATCAGATGGGCTCCTAATTGCTGTTTTTGGCCCTTGTCATAGCTACACATTTATGCATCATTCCCCCTgctggagagaaatagaaatgtttcCATCTTGGACCATTCTCTAAGGAGAGGTAAAACCTAAAGCATCCCACAGCTGACCAATActcctatttttctaaattatttattctagCTCCAGCCCCTCAGATGCATGGCGCATATTTATAATTGCTTCTTATCCTAAAGCTGTTACTACTGCATGTGTGTCTATTAGGGGAAGGGACCATGAATCTCTGGAAGAAATCATACAGATATGGAAAGAGGATGATTTCTTTCAAAGACTCAAGGTGATGGAATCTAAGTTATTTGCTTATCTACTTCATATTACTGATCATAACAATTTAAGCGACGCAAACACTTTTTCCTGGTGGACCTGTGTTGTCAACTACAAGGTTATCTTCTAATTGATAGTGTAATCTATTCTAACCCCAAATTTCCATTATCTCAATCCTTAgcctttgtacattttgacctcCTATTTCCAGGGTAGAAATGTGTCTTTGTTGCTTCAGAGGAAATGCCTCTAAAAAGATTAACTCAATGtttcttgtgtttgtttcttaACCCAAACTCTGAGTTAATTAAtcacaaatacattttatgaaatatgttcCACACCATGATTGGATCATTCTTGGCCTTGCAAGTCCTATTACAAAGTTTAGATTTCATCTTATTGACAGTGAAGAATTATCAACAACGTCTAGAAAATCACAGATGTGTTATGATTAGCTATGTATTATTGTACGTAGATGCGGACATTTTATCAAAAAGATTGGAAAAGCCAAGAGCAGAGTAAGAAAGTAGATAAAGAGACTGTTACATAATTTGGGAGAGAGATAATGATGGTTTAGGGaagtggcagtgggaatggaacTCAAAGGGACCAATAGCAGACGCTGAACCATTTTGCCTTGGACAAGCCCTGGGTTCTAAGTCTGGTGCTGCCTTCAACTAACTGACCAACTTCCCAAAACTCTTAAATCACCTTATCCATAAAATGTGGAGATTGAGGCAGATAAGCCCTAGGATCCTCTTGAAAATGGCTCATGGGTGTAAGATCATGATGCTGCAGAACATGGAAATAATGGGCTACCTGGAGAGTTGAACTATGGAGGGTGAGCCTCTTCAAGGTTTTAA is drawn from Equus quagga isolate Etosha38 unplaced genomic scaffold, UCLA_HA_Equagga_1.0 145892_RagTag, whole genome shotgun sequence and contains these coding sequences:
- the LOC124232901 gene encoding olfactory receptor 2AP1-like, which encodes MTTEMGNGTMVQEFTLEGFPAVQHLGKVLFMVHLLAYLASLTGNVVIVTITCADSLLQTPMYFFLSIFSFTECCVTSSVIPKLLVIFLLGPQTISFPACFIQAFVFLFLGAAGFFLMAVMSVDRYVAICKPLHYPTIMNLRTGLLLVTACFSLGLTLITGLVVKVSQLSFCGPHVIPHFFCDLGPLIHLSCSDTTSVETLTFVLALCILLTSLIITIIAYSNIVVTIICLPSAKERRKAFSTCSSHLIVLSLMYGSCVFIYVKPKQTNRLESNRGAALVTTVVTPLLNPVIYTLRNKQVHQSLREMMCRIKISK